The nucleotide window TATCTCTCTCCGCGCCCTACTTTGTACTATCGACGACAAGAGGAGCATCACATCACGCCCATCAACCGCCCgaagcagcagaagaagaagaagcagcaaGAGGCATTATCCAACCTTTTAATCAGCAACGATGGCGAGCGCTTTAATATCGAACCCGTACGCCGCCCAGCAGAGCGCACACTACGGATACGTCCAACCGCCtcaacctcccccctcgCCACCCATGGACGAGACATCAAAGTGTTCTCTGCCCTCCATCTCAAATCTCCTCGGTCTCGCCGACCAGGGCTCGCCCACATCCGAGACTCACCCTCAAATCCCCCAACAAGGTACGGACTGGACGGACTGCCAACAAAGCGGAACCAACAGGATCAGCACCATCAACAACGCCCGTGGCCTCAGACTGACTCTCGACACAGCACCCTCCCACAAGTCCGAGACGAGACCAAACTCCTCGCACTATGGCGGCCGCAGCGGCCTCCCCCCGACGCCTCCCATGAGCTCTGACGCCTCCTTCGACGGCTACaactcgccctcgacgagatccGTCAGCCAGCTCTCCGTCGTCTCCCAACCTCAGAGCAGCGGCAACTACTACTACGAGTCGACGCCTCCTCTGGAAGCCGACGCCCACCGTCACAGCATGGCCCCGATGGTGCCCCGCGTGCCCGTCCAGGCGCCGTACGCCCAGCAGCCGTTCCCGCACGGGTACATGTCCGCCCACAACCCCATGGCGGCCTCCTACTACCCGCCCATGCAGCCCACGCCCCCTCCGCAGGCGCAGATGTCGGCCATCTACTACCAGCGTCCGCTGCCGCAGCAGTTCCCGCCGATGGCCCCCGTGCCCGTCGGCCTCGGACCCGCGGGCTCCAACCCGTGGCAGCACCACCACTAcatctcgccctcctcagCCGCCTCGTTCCCGCAGAGCCAAGACCGCTACATCTGCCAGACCTGCAACAAGGCCTTCTCCCGCCCGTCCTCCCTCCGCATCCACAGCCACTCTCACACGGGCGAGAAGCCCTTCAAGTGCCCGCACACCGGCTGCGGCAAGGCCTTTAGCGTCCGCAGCAACATGAAGCGCCACGAGCGCGGGTGCCACAACTTTGAAAGCGGCGGCAACTGAAGCAAAAGGCTTTTTCTCTCACTGGCGCCCCCCGTTTAATCCGACAACGACAGTTGTTTACTTTCCATTA belongs to Colletotrichum higginsianum IMI 349063 chromosome 5, whole genome shotgun sequence and includes:
- a CDS encoding C2H2 conidiation transcription factor, which gives rise to MASALISNPYAAQQSAHYGYVQPPQPPPSPPMDETSKCSLPSISNLLGLADQGSPTSETHPQIPQQGTDWTDCQQSGTNRISTINNARGLRLTLDTAPSHKSETRPNSSHYGGRSGLPPTPPMSSDASFDGYNSPSTRSVSQLSVVSQPQSSGNYYYESTPPLEADAHRHSMAPMVPRVPVQAPYAQQPFPHGYMSAHNPMAASYYPPMQPTPPPQAQMSAIYYQRPLPQQFPPMAPVPVGLGPAGSNPWQHHHYISPSSAASFPQSQDRYICQTCNKAFSRPSSLRIHSHSHTGEKPFKCPHTGCGKAFSVRSNMKRHERGCHNFESGGN